ATTTTGAACCGGACTCCAAAGGGGCGGAATGTCGAACTCGTACAGATCGGTGAAGAGCATCCTCAGGCGACGGCGGTGCTCTTTACGGGGCGCCATCACGCGTGCGAAACGATCGCCAGCTACTTCTTGGAAGGAGTCATGGAAGAAGCGATGTCCGACTCTCCCGCAGGGGTCGCATTTCGCGAGAAATACGTCCTCTATGTGGTTCCTTTCGTCGACAAAGATGGGTGTGAAGATGGGGATCAGGGAAAAGGTCGAACTCCGCACGACCACAATCGAGATTACGGTCCCAAATCGATCTATCCAACAGTTCAGGCGATCATGGAGCTTGGGGAATACAAAAATGTTTGCGCCTCGATCGATTTTCACTGCCCGACGCTCGTTTACCCTGATCATCAAGTTATCTATTTTGCGGGGCCCACCGATTTGCCGGCTCACAACCATGATGCGGTAAAACAGCTTGCGAAAAACATCAAATCCGAGCTTCCCAAGGGGAGCCCCGCAGGACCATTGGTCTGGATGAAAAAGACGGATGACGAGCGAAAGACTCATAACAACGGCCACTTCGCACTGCGCCCCGATTGCCTGATTGCAGCGACGATTGAAGTACCGTTCGCGCCCAAGAACACGGTCATGACGCAGGATGCGATTCGTTCTTATGGCAAGGCGATGCTGCGAGCATGGAATGTGACTGACTTTGCCGCAATCAAGACGAAGTAGGTCGAAAATGGTTCACTTGAACGACTTTAATGCAGCGCCGCCGAAGGAAGCATTGATGTGCGTTCGATTTCCGAATTCTCGGAAGACCAAGCCAAATCTGCCGGAGAGCCGTTGCTTGCTTCTCCGGCTTCCTCGTGGTTTTGTTCTGATTGGCTAAGCGGTATCGCCAATCGCATCTATTAAATTGGCCCCGATATCATCTACAGGGAGATCCTCCGTGATTCGACGGAACCAAAGACCGATGCTAACCAACCGCCGCAGCTTTCTCCGCGTCATCGGGGGAGTTGGAGTAACGACCGCGGTAGCTCCTTCCTATCTCATCGCAGGAAAGTCGAAAACGACGAGCGGAGTGCTCATGGAAGCTTCGTCCTTTCAAAACGCCGGCGGGTGGAAGCTCGATACGCAGCACTACCAACAGATGGGCGGTAACTATTTACTCGCCCACGGTATGGGGATTCCCGTTGAGAACGCCGCAACGAAGGTCAAAGTTGGCGCTGCAGGAACATGGCGCTTATGGGTGCGGAATCGCGACTGGTGTAAAGGGCAATGGGAATCACCTGGGAGATTCCGCGTTCTTATCAACGGGGATGCGTTGCCGCAGGTTTTTGGAGCAGGCGACGAGAAATGGCATTGGCAGTTCGGAGGCGAATTTGAAGTCAAGCAACCAGGCGAGTTGAACATCGAATTGGAAGATCTGACCGGATTTGACGGACGGTGCGATGCAATCTTCCTGACGCAAGAAGTCGAGCCCTATTTGCCCAATTCGGATCTTCAGGAGCTTGCCGCGTGGAAGGATCAGATGTCTGGTCGAGCGGCGTTGGAGGTTTCCTCGACCGATTACGATCTCGTTATTGTTGGTGGAGGAATGTCTGGCTGCGGAGCGGCCCTGGCCGCCCGATCCAACGGGATGAAGGTCGCACTTGTTCAGGACCGCCCTCTGTTTGGTGGAAATGCGAGTGAAGAAGTTCGTGTACATACCATCGGAATCCACGGGTATGGAACGGAGATCGTGAAGCAACTTGACACGAAAACGTACAAGAACGGCCATGAAGACGCCATCTTGGATCAAAAGAAACGTGAAGCGGCGCTGGCTGCATCCGGCGTTGATCTATTTGCCGGCCACATCGCCTGCGGATTAGAAAAGGAAGAGGGGAGAATCGCCAGCGTCGAAGCACGAGAAGTGAAATCCGGAATCATTCGGCGATTTCGTGCGCCGACGTTCATCGACGCGACTGGGGACGGCTGGTTAGGCTACTGGGGAGGTGCGGAATATCGTAGCGGTCGCGAAGCGTCAAGTGAGTTTGGCGAGCATTGGGAGAAGCAGGGGGACCTGTGGAGTCCCCAAACACCTGACAATCGCGTTATGGGGACTTCGGTGCTTTGGAACGCCGAGAGGACGAATGAGCGTCAGAGCTTTCCAGAAGTCCCTTGGGCGCATCCGGTCGCCAAGGAGCATGCAGCGATCGGGGGAGAATGGTATTGGGAATATTCCGAGAATGACCTCGATCAGATTGATGATGCCGAACAGATTCGCGATCACATGCTCCGCGCGATCTTTGGTTCATTCTTCAACGCCAAGCAGCATCCTAAGAATGCCGCTATGCGCTTGAAATGGGTCGCGTTTGTGGGCGGCAAACGGGAGTCGCGACGTTTGATGGGCGATTACATTTATACGATGCGCGACGCGGCGGACCGCCGAGAATTTCCTGACGCAGTCGTGGTTGAACGAAGAGAAATTGACTCTCACTATCAACGCAATCTGACTGGCGACCCGGTAGATTTTCTTTCCACGGCGATGTTTTATGACACCGGCGGAGATTATTTTGTCCCGTTTCGTGCGCTCTACTCCAAAGACATCTCGAACTTGATGATGGCGGGACGCTGCTTTAGTTGTTCGCACATCGGACTGGCTGGTCCGAGAGTGATGAACACTTGTTGCCAAATGGGGATTGCGACGGGATATGCGGCTGCTCTTTGCATCAAGTACAAGTGCGAGCCGAGAGAGGTTGCTTCGAAGCATATCACTGAGCTGCGCAGTCTCATTGGGTTTGATTCGGGGAAGAAGCTTGTCGACAATCCCAGTCATGAGACGAAGAGCCTTTGATGCGGCATGTCATTAACTTTAGTTTACTCCTCACGTTTTCGACCCTTGCGCTAACCGGCGTCCTGGCGTTTGTACTCCCATTCAGCCAGTCGACGACACGCGTCCATGTCTTCTCGGCAATAGCGATGATCGCTTTGGTAGCCGTGCATGTTCTGGGCAAAGTCGCTTATTTCAAGAAGCATCTTCAAACAGGATCGGCCAATTTTTCAAGACCTGCTTTGGCGATGACGGTTGTGAGTTGTTTGGCTGTTGCGATGGCCGCAATCTTCGCAGTTCCCCCGACTCAATGGATCATGGAACAGGGATACGAAGCCCGTAACAGCGCGAGTATTGTTCGTGCATCGCCGCTTGTTGGAATTGGCGAAACATCTTTCAATCGATACTCGGTTCGTCGTGACACGAATAGCGACAACGTATTTGCGTTATCGGTGTATGTTAGTTTTCGAGAGCATGTGCGAGAGCGACCGGCCTTCGCTATTTGGGCGGAGACGGCGACGGGGACCATGATCGAGACGATCTATTTGGAATCAGAGCTCGCCTACTCGGAAAGCGTCACCTGGAAAGGTGCGCTGCTACGTCGCAATCACATTCTTCCGATTTGGCGAAATCGATACACGGCGATCAGCAATATTGGACCGGATGGGGAGCAGGACGGTACGTCTGGCGCGACCAGCACGCATACCTTCTCCCTTGACGATTACTTGACGCCAAGTAACTCGCGTAATTTCGTCCTTTGCGTGGAGGTCAATTTGCCGAAGGATTTCGATCAACGGTGGAACGATCCGCAGATCGGGCAACCCTCTCTGCTCTATTCCGCCTATATCAAAGCGGACGAACCGCAGCAGTACGCGATGTTCGAATTGACTGGGCACGGTGGCGGAGCAGAAAACAACGGCATCGTCCAGTTCGATCTTGACGAAATTACTACCGCTAAAGAGATCGTCGATCTAATTTTGTTGAAACTGGAGAAGTAGGTCGCGACCTTCGGGCAGTGGCGAGCCAAGGGGTTTAAGCCGCTAGAGGCAAAGCAAGTTCGACTTCGTATTGTGCAGACGACTGATTACCGTGCGTTTGGCGAAGTCGCTTGCGTTCCAGCTTCGCCGCTTGGCCTACTATGGATCACGGCTCTTTCGAAAGAACTTTGCGTCTACCAATCGGGCGAAAAGGGAGGGGGGCTCGCACCTTCCAGAAGCCAAGCAAGATTGAATCGATAATGCAATCGACTGCTAATGAGATGGACGATTCGATCGGGAGTTTGCGTCGCCGCTAAGTATCCGGCATGTTCGGCGCGTTGGGGCGTCGCCCTAAATTTTCCGGTATGAGCGCCTCCATCGAACTCGCCGCTGCCAGGCGTAAGCAGCTTGCGCACCGGCCAAGTCTCTCCGTTGTCAAACGATAACGCCGCGTACATTCCGTGCCCGAGAAACTCGTCGCCTTGCTGATCGGTGAAAGTCATGCCGTGGGACTCCGGCTGGTGACGATTGCTGGACGTGAAAGAGATCAGCAGCAGCGGGCCCTCGCGTAGCCGTTTTAACACGAGTCTCTGACCGCCGCCGATCGGCGGGAAGGGACTGGCCTTATAGGTCCAGGTCGTTCCCAGATCAGAAGAAAGGCTGATCGGCATCTTGCCGTCGATTGCATCTCCCCGACCGCACGCCATCAGGCGCCCATCCTTTAGCTGAATAACTTTCGCATGAATTCCCGCAATGGTTCCTTCGCCTGTTTCTCCAGCGGTGAAGCGAGGTTT
The nucleotide sequence above comes from Blastopirellula sp. J2-11. Encoded proteins:
- a CDS encoding M14 family zinc carboxypeptidase, which produces MYRILTFSNAIVFILFACQATFAAEPKVTINSDFPGGNIVVVENRGAEIEVKPRLDGGRDWFYWCFEATAETPGKVTFNFPPALAKHKNGAVGHQGPAVSTDGGSNWRWMGNDTAIVQGRSFTYTFKEAGESVRLAVTIPYVQTTFEDFAKRHADNPNFKTSILNRTPKGRNVELVQIGEEHPQATAVLFTGRHHACETIASYFLEGVMEEAMSDSPAGVAFREKYVLYVVPFVDKDGCEDGDQGKGRTPHDHNRDYGPKSIYPTVQAIMELGEYKNVCASIDFHCPTLVYPDHQVIYFAGPTDLPAHNHDAVKQLAKNIKSELPKGSPAGPLVWMKKTDDERKTHNNGHFALRPDCLIAATIEVPFAPKNTVMTQDAIRSYGKAMLRAWNVTDFAAIKTK
- a CDS encoding FAD-dependent oxidoreductase, translating into MLTNRRSFLRVIGGVGVTTAVAPSYLIAGKSKTTSGVLMEASSFQNAGGWKLDTQHYQQMGGNYLLAHGMGIPVENAATKVKVGAAGTWRLWVRNRDWCKGQWESPGRFRVLINGDALPQVFGAGDEKWHWQFGGEFEVKQPGELNIELEDLTGFDGRCDAIFLTQEVEPYLPNSDLQELAAWKDQMSGRAALEVSSTDYDLVIVGGGMSGCGAALAARSNGMKVALVQDRPLFGGNASEEVRVHTIGIHGYGTEIVKQLDTKTYKNGHEDAILDQKKREAALAASGVDLFAGHIACGLEKEEGRIASVEAREVKSGIIRRFRAPTFIDATGDGWLGYWGGAEYRSGREASSEFGEHWEKQGDLWSPQTPDNRVMGTSVLWNAERTNERQSFPEVPWAHPVAKEHAAIGGEWYWEYSENDLDQIDDAEQIRDHMLRAIFGSFFNAKQHPKNAAMRLKWVAFVGGKRESRRLMGDYIYTMRDAADRREFPDAVVVERREIDSHYQRNLTGDPVDFLSTAMFYDTGGDYFVPFRALYSKDISNLMMAGRCFSCSHIGLAGPRVMNTCCQMGIATGYAAALCIKYKCEPREVASKHITELRSLIGFDSGKKLVDNPSHETKSL